A region from the Mucilaginibacter sp. CSA2-8R genome encodes:
- a CDS encoding sialidase family protein yields MKNYLLVLLCCVFLFSCKKDVSVAPADITAESMLDAADDSLSVLNLMAKADASKFEGAMLVNQDTTFTFVSRVWQGIPAVTVARNGYIYAAWYSGTAKEGQGNYVVVQVSTDNGQTWKENALIINPTNPKVRFFDPSLWTDKNGNVLLCWTKCKNKLWDGIGGVWYSQIKYNGSKMMYSTPRRIADGVMLNKPAESNDKEETLYPISVWRINMAGQVNDSGINIFKSFYDDVARKPGPLTEVGTIPASNSLLTYNEHQIVQLKDNSYYVMIRGIDGIYQTTSKDLSTWAPVTKFTGIPATTSSRFFIGRLASGKLALVINNSSSRTNLTIYLSDDEGKTWGNPLLIDSGNPVTYPDLAQDRNGKIYVVYDFDRFGKKNIKMVSFTEADILNNATQNIKRTLISGLQ; encoded by the coding sequence TTGAAAAATTATCTACTCGTTCTACTGTGTTGCGTGTTCTTATTTTCGTGTAAAAAAGACGTTTCTGTTGCGCCGGCCGATATTACTGCCGAAAGCATGCTGGATGCTGCTGATGACAGCCTGAGTGTTTTAAATTTGATGGCCAAGGCCGATGCCTCTAAGTTTGAGGGTGCCATGCTGGTTAATCAGGATACTACCTTTACTTTCGTGTCTCGTGTATGGCAAGGTATCCCAGCGGTAACGGTAGCCCGCAACGGCTATATTTATGCTGCCTGGTACTCGGGCACGGCCAAAGAAGGTCAGGGAAATTATGTAGTGGTACAGGTAAGCACCGATAATGGCCAAACCTGGAAAGAGAATGCACTCATCATCAATCCAACCAATCCTAAAGTCCGCTTTTTTGACCCGTCTCTCTGGACGGATAAAAACGGTAACGTTTTACTATGCTGGACTAAGTGTAAAAATAAACTTTGGGACGGTATAGGCGGCGTATGGTATAGCCAAATTAAATACAACGGCTCTAAAATGATGTACTCTACCCCAAGGCGTATTGCTGATGGTGTGATGCTTAACAAGCCGGCCGAAAGTAACGACAAAGAAGAAACCCTATACCCTATTTCGGTTTGGCGCATTAACATGGCCGGACAGGTTAACGACAGTGGTATCAATATTTTCAAATCTTTTTACGATGATGTGGCCAGGAAACCTGGGCCACTCACAGAGGTTGGAACGATACCTGCCAGCAACAGTCTGCTTACTTATAATGAGCATCAAATTGTGCAGTTAAAAGACAATTCTTATTACGTGATGATAAGGGGTATTGATGGTATATACCAAACCACCAGCAAAGATTTATCTACCTGGGCACCCGTAACTAAATTTACCGGCATACCGGCAACTACCAGCAGCCGTTTCTTTATTGGCCGGCTGGCATCAGGCAAACTGGCTTTAGTAATTAACAACTCCAGTTCGCGCACTAACCTTACGATTTACTTGTCTGATGATGAAGGTAAAACCTGGGGCAACCCGCTGCTGATTGACAGCGGCAACCCCGTTACTTACCCCGATTTGGCCCAAGACCGTAACGGTAAAATTTATGTAGTTTATGACTTTGACCGTTTTGGTAAAAAGAACATCAAAATGGTATCATTTACCGAGGCCGATATATTAAACAATGCTACGCAAAATATTAAACGTACGCTTATCAGCGGTTTACAATAG
- a CDS encoding Ku protein translates to MRSIWNGSIGFGLVNIPIKLYSAVESSSLDLDMLDSRDHSRIRFLRVNEHTHKEVPYEKIVRAYKLDDEYIVLEEQDYEDASPEKSKLIEIESFVEIEEINPMYYETSYYAEPDAKNAKAYALLLEALRKTGKAGLGRFVLRNTESLCIIHPVEHALVITRIRFSQELRSEDGLKLPTETHVSKKELDMGLALIKQYTEDFDVSKFKDEYAGELMKIIKMKAKGKRPTIKKMKVAKTPSTDLYEQLMQSLQTKKGA, encoded by the coding sequence ATGAGATCAATTTGGAATGGTTCGATAGGTTTTGGATTAGTCAATATTCCCATTAAACTGTACTCCGCGGTAGAAAGCAGTTCGCTCGATTTGGACATGCTTGATAGTCGCGACCACTCGCGTATACGCTTTTTAAGGGTAAATGAGCATACCCACAAAGAAGTGCCTTACGAAAAAATTGTACGCGCCTACAAGCTTGACGACGAATATATCGTATTGGAAGAACAGGACTACGAAGACGCCAGTCCTGAAAAAAGCAAACTCATCGAAATTGAAAGCTTTGTAGAGATAGAGGAAATTAACCCTATGTATTACGAAACCTCTTACTACGCCGAGCCCGACGCCAAAAACGCTAAAGCATATGCCCTGTTGTTAGAAGCCCTGCGTAAAACAGGCAAAGCCGGACTGGGCCGCTTTGTGTTGCGTAATACCGAAAGCCTGTGCATCATTCACCCTGTAGAGCATGCGCTGGTGATTACCCGGATTCGTTTCTCGCAGGAGCTGCGGTCGGAAGATGGCCTAAAACTGCCTACCGAAACCCACGTTAGCAAAAAAGAACTCGACATGGGCCTGGCGCTCATTAAACAATACACCGAAGATTTTGATGTATCGAAATTTAAGGATGAGTATGCCGGCGAACTGATGAAAATCATCAAAATGAAAGCTAAAGGCAAACGCCCGACCATCAAAAAAATGAAAGTGGCCAAAACGCCAAGCACCGATTTGTACGAACAACTGATGCAAAGCCTGCAAACCAAAAAGGGAGCGTAA
- the ligD gene encoding DNA ligase D — protein sequence MALQEYKQKRDFNKTSEPEAKAAKHKTKELSFVVQRHHASRLHYDFRLELDGVLKSWAVPKGPSMNPGDKRLAMMVEDHPYDYQYFEGIIPNGGYGAGVVITWDHGTYTSLADNRKDDVKNLHAGLKAGNLKFKLNGEILKGEFALVKLKTGKEDNAWLLIKHKDEFAVTTNFDSEASVPDNIKTLKNNKDGKLKKLPKHEVEKPKATTPTKVSPKKEADNNKDTVYPYKPMLAKLEEKLFDDKHWLYEPKIDGYRALGYTGNKTALISRNGIEFNEKYEKVFTDLKAITEEAVLDGEIVLEDDRGKSAFQDLQNYSSQKNQRTLKYYVFDLLLLKGHDLRELPLIKRKELLKTLVAHLPADTSIVYLDHTVGKGSDMLVKSQKQGWEGVIGKDSQSMYESGRRSDRWLKFKHQASQEAVICGYTQPKGARKHIGSLVLGINQGEQIKYVGNCGTGFTAETLKDLYEKLQPLETDQKPFTDKVNYHGKVTWVKPELVCEVYYAEWTADGSMRHPVYKGLRADKEPEQVVPELPGKQLADEQTVKLGRHQVKLTNQNKLYWKQEGITKGELLAYYREMANLMLPYLDNKAISMRRQPNGVEDQGFFQKDVDPTHLPAWVKTHELYSESNDKNINYIIGNNEATLLYMVNLGCIEINPWLSNYTTPDNPDYLVMDIDPHDVPFTEAVEVALKTKEVFDRMKLSVFIKTSGSKGLHIYCYVGAAYDYDFVKTFAEYVANLVHDELPGITSVERNPAKRKNKTYIDFLQNRRGQTIAAPYSVRPKPGATVSTPLHWNEVDNCLSLADYTIYTLKDRLANIDDPWKDIHQKKANLKKGLELLKKG from the coding sequence ATGGCACTACAGGAGTACAAACAAAAGCGCGACTTTAACAAAACGTCCGAACCGGAGGCTAAAGCCGCCAAGCATAAAACGAAAGAACTGAGCTTTGTAGTGCAGCGCCACCATGCCTCGCGACTGCATTACGACTTTAGATTGGAACTCGACGGTGTGCTGAAAAGCTGGGCCGTACCTAAAGGCCCCTCTATGAACCCCGGCGACAAACGCTTGGCTATGATGGTAGAAGACCACCCTTACGATTACCAGTACTTTGAGGGCATTATCCCTAACGGCGGTTATGGCGCAGGCGTAGTCATCACCTGGGACCACGGCACTTACACCTCGCTGGCCGATAACCGCAAAGACGACGTTAAAAACCTGCACGCGGGCCTTAAAGCCGGCAACCTGAAGTTTAAATTAAACGGCGAGATTTTAAAAGGAGAATTTGCACTGGTTAAACTTAAAACCGGGAAAGAGGATAACGCCTGGCTGCTTATTAAGCATAAAGACGAATTTGCCGTAACAACAAATTTTGACAGCGAGGCCTCAGTTCCGGATAATATTAAAACTCTTAAAAATAATAAAGACGGCAAACTCAAAAAGCTGCCCAAGCACGAGGTAGAAAAGCCCAAAGCAACGACGCCAACTAAAGTCAGTCCGAAAAAGGAGGCAGACAACAACAAAGATACGGTTTACCCCTACAAACCCATGCTGGCCAAGCTGGAGGAAAAGCTTTTTGACGATAAGCACTGGTTATACGAACCCAAAATAGATGGCTACCGGGCTCTGGGATATACAGGCAACAAAACGGCTTTGATATCGCGCAACGGCATTGAGTTTAACGAGAAATATGAAAAGGTATTTACCGATTTAAAAGCTATTACCGAAGAAGCAGTGCTGGACGGCGAGATTGTACTGGAAGACGATCGTGGTAAAAGTGCGTTTCAGGACTTGCAAAATTACAGCAGCCAAAAAAACCAACGCACCTTAAAGTATTATGTATTTGACTTATTGCTGTTAAAAGGCCACGACCTGCGCGAACTGCCACTGATAAAACGCAAAGAACTATTAAAAACACTGGTGGCCCACCTGCCTGCAGACACCTCCATTGTTTACCTGGACCACACCGTGGGCAAGGGTTCGGATATGCTGGTAAAGTCGCAGAAGCAAGGTTGGGAAGGCGTTATTGGTAAAGACAGCCAGAGCATGTACGAGAGCGGACGGCGGTCTGACCGGTGGCTGAAGTTTAAGCACCAGGCCTCGCAGGAAGCTGTTATTTGCGGCTACACGCAGCCTAAGGGAGCCCGCAAGCACATTGGTTCGCTTGTACTGGGCATTAACCAGGGCGAACAAATTAAATACGTGGGCAACTGCGGTACCGGCTTTACGGCCGAAACGCTGAAAGACCTGTACGAAAAGCTGCAACCGCTCGAAACCGACCAGAAGCCATTTACTGATAAGGTAAACTACCACGGCAAAGTGACCTGGGTAAAGCCCGAACTGGTTTGCGAGGTTTACTATGCCGAATGGACAGCCGACGGCAGCATGCGCCATCCGGTTTACAAAGGTTTACGGGCCGATAAAGAGCCGGAACAGGTAGTGCCCGAACTACCAGGCAAGCAACTGGCCGATGAACAAACCGTTAAGCTTGGCAGGCACCAGGTTAAACTTACCAACCAAAACAAGCTTTACTGGAAACAGGAAGGCATTACTAAAGGCGAACTGCTGGCCTATTACCGCGAGATGGCCAACCTGATGCTGCCTTACTTAGATAATAAAGCCATCTCCATGCGCCGTCAGCCCAATGGTGTCGAGGATCAGGGTTTTTTTCAGAAAGATGTTGACCCCACTCACCTGCCGGCCTGGGTTAAAACACATGAGCTATACTCAGAGAGTAACGATAAAAACATTAATTACATCATCGGCAACAATGAGGCTACGTTGTTGTACATGGTAAATTTAGGCTGCATCGAAATTAACCCCTGGCTGAGTAATTACACTACGCCCGATAACCCCGATTACCTGGTGATGGATATTGACCCGCACGATGTACCTTTTACCGAAGCGGTTGAAGTTGCCCTGAAAACCAAGGAAGTTTTTGACCGCATGAAGTTGTCGGTTTTCATCAAAACGTCCGGCTCAAAGGGCCTGCATATATATTGTTATGTAGGCGCCGCTTATGATTATGATTTTGTAAAAACCTTTGCCGAGTACGTGGCTAACCTGGTGCATGACGAACTGCCCGGCATCACCAGTGTAGAACGCAACCCGGCCAAGCGTAAAAATAAAACCTACATCGATTTTTTGCAGAACCGCCGCGGCCAAACCATTGCCGCCCCCTACTCCGTTCGGCCCAAGCCCGGCGCCACTGTATCAACCCCATTGCACTGGAATGAGGTAGACAACTGCCTGTCGCTGGCCGATTATACCATTTATACCCTTAAAGACCGGCTGGCAAATATTGATGACCCATGGAAAGACATCCATCAGAAAAAAGCAAACTTAAAAAAGGGGTTGGAGCTGTTGAAGAAGGGATAA
- a CDS encoding Crp/Fnr family transcriptional regulator, with the protein MYEVITYSLRSLVNFTDEELFGFMQKLKPMRLKKYAFYLKPGQVCHSMVIVHQGALRYFVRNEKGDQTLGFAFEGEWLGDYESFLLKTPTQCYIEALEDTELFMLSYADMQELYNKSQRFERFGRLIAERLFIETAKSKSKLLTQTAEDRYLELLTNQPQIFERLPLTLIASYLGIQPQSLSRIRARLLSVKN; encoded by the coding sequence ATGTACGAAGTAATTACCTATTCTTTACGCTCGCTGGTTAATTTTACCGACGAGGAGCTATTTGGCTTTATGCAAAAGCTGAAGCCAATGCGCTTAAAAAAGTATGCTTTTTATTTAAAGCCGGGCCAGGTTTGCCACAGCATGGTAATTGTGCATCAGGGAGCGCTGCGTTATTTTGTCCGCAACGAAAAAGGCGACCAAACATTGGGCTTTGCCTTTGAGGGTGAATGGTTGGGCGATTACGAAAGCTTTTTGCTAAAAACTCCTACCCAGTGCTATATTGAGGCTTTGGAAGACACAGAATTGTTTATGCTGAGCTATGCCGACATGCAGGAACTCTACAACAAAAGCCAGCGGTTTGAGCGGTTTGGCCGCCTGATAGCCGAACGTCTGTTTATAGAAACCGCTAAAAGTAAAAGCAAACTCCTTACCCAAACCGCCGAAGACCGCTACCTGGAGCTGCTCACTAATCAGCCGCAAATATTTGAGCGGTTGCCACTTACACTCATCGCCTCTTACCTGGGCATACAACCTCAAAGTTTAAGTCGCATCCGTGCCCGGTTACTTAGCGTAAAAAATTAA
- a CDS encoding SDR family oxidoreductase: MDVQGKNILVVGGSSGIGLALVKLLSANGAQVYNISRSSAESWPNGLKHLQADVTADVSGIASFLPEQLHGVVYSVGSINLKPFGRLTADEFLQDYRLNVLGAVQVLQQSLKALKAAQGASVVLMSSVAAGAGMSFHASIASAKGAVEGLALALAAELASVHVRVNVVAPSLTDTPLAKSLLATPEKQEASAKRHPLSRYGKPEDIAAAIGYLLSADSSWVTGQVLGVDGGMGKLR; encoded by the coding sequence ATGGATGTACAAGGCAAAAACATACTGGTGGTAGGCGGCAGCTCGGGTATAGGGCTGGCGCTGGTAAAACTGCTTTCGGCTAATGGGGCACAGGTATACAACATATCGCGCAGCAGCGCTGAGAGCTGGCCCAATGGCTTAAAACATTTGCAGGCCGACGTCACCGCTGATGTAAGCGGCATCGCTTCATTTTTACCCGAGCAGTTGCACGGAGTTGTTTACTCAGTGGGTAGTATTAATTTAAAACCATTTGGCCGGTTAACCGCCGATGAATTTTTACAGGATTACCGCCTTAATGTATTAGGCGCTGTGCAGGTGTTGCAGCAGTCGCTCAAAGCGCTCAAAGCCGCCCAGGGCGCTTCGGTTGTACTCATGAGCAGTGTAGCTGCCGGTGCGGGCATGAGTTTCCATGCCAGTATAGCATCGGCCAAGGGCGCCGTAGAGGGGTTAGCATTGGCCCTGGCTGCCGAGCTGGCCAGCGTACACGTCAGGGTAAATGTGGTGGCACCATCATTAACCGATACGCCGTTAGCAAAAAGCTTACTGGCCACGCCCGAAAAGCAGGAAGCCAGCGCCAAACGCCACCCGCTAAGCCGATATGGTAAGCCCGAAGATATTGCTGCAGCGATTGGCTACTTGTTATCGGCAGATAGCTCGTGGGTTACCGGGCAGGTGCTTGGAGTAGATGGTGGCATGGGTAAGTTGCGATAA
- a CDS encoding lmo0937 family membrane protein: protein MRSLLYIVAVILIIGWAIGVFAYSATGLIHALLVIAIIAFLLGIINRGSAAI from the coding sequence ATGAGATCATTATTGTACATTGTTGCCGTAATCCTAATCATAGGATGGGCAATCGGAGTGTTTGCTTATTCAGCAACTGGTTTAATCCACGCATTATTAGTAATTGCAATTATTGCATTCTTGTTGGGAATCATTAACCGTGGTTCGGCAGCAATTTAA
- a CDS encoding sigma-70 family RNA polymerase sigma factor encodes MKEAFVNLITQHQGLIFKVCNMYCRQGEDKEDLFQDILLQLWRAYPSFNNGAKITTWMYRVALNTAISRLRKHKTNQPTERLNDEAFKIEMVNDEESVARSTLMYAAIKQLTDIERAITMLYMDNYSYREIAEITGITESNVGYKINQIKLKLKNLVNPK; translated from the coding sequence TTGAAAGAAGCGTTCGTCAACCTAATCACTCAACACCAAGGCCTCATTTTTAAGGTGTGCAATATGTATTGCCGCCAGGGCGAAGATAAGGAGGATTTGTTTCAGGATATACTGCTGCAGTTGTGGCGGGCCTATCCCAGCTTTAACAACGGCGCAAAAATTACCACCTGGATGTATCGTGTAGCCTTAAACACGGCCATCTCGCGGCTGCGAAAACATAAAACCAATCAGCCTACCGAAAGACTGAACGATGAGGCCTTTAAAATTGAAATGGTAAACGATGAAGAAAGCGTTGCCCGTTCAACGCTGATGTATGCGGCCATTAAGCAGCTCACCGATATTGAGCGAGCTATCACCATGTTATACATGGACAATTACAGCTATCGCGAAATTGCTGAGATAACGGGCATCACCGAATCAAACGTCGGATACAAAATCAATCAAATCAAACTGAAATTAAAAAACCTGGTAAACCCCAAATAG
- a CDS encoding 3-deoxy-manno-octulosonate cytidylyltransferase, whose protein sequence is MKILGIIPARYKSSRFPGKPLVMLNGKPMILHVAEKAAEALGADNVVVATDDDRIAHVVNEAGYQTIMTLDTHPTGTDRLWEVAQKIPAQVYVNLQGDEPLVNPQDIIKVANLKNEYPSYVINGMSELAPHEDPANINIPKVLVNSRNDLVYMSRLPIPGIKSPGIGKPVYLKQVCIYAFSYADLKAYGEMGKKAEFEAFEDIEILRFLELGIPVKMVHTQANTLAVDVPEDVARVEQAIKQTLS, encoded by the coding sequence ATGAAGATTTTAGGAATAATTCCTGCCCGTTATAAGTCATCCCGCTTTCCGGGCAAACCATTGGTGATGCTTAACGGTAAACCCATGATTTTACATGTTGCCGAAAAGGCTGCTGAAGCGCTTGGAGCTGATAATGTAGTGGTAGCTACCGATGACGACCGTATTGCCCATGTAGTAAATGAAGCCGGTTACCAAACCATCATGACTTTGGATACGCATCCTACCGGTACCGACCGGCTTTGGGAAGTGGCACAGAAAATACCGGCGCAGGTTTATGTAAACCTACAGGGCGACGAGCCGCTGGTTAATCCGCAAGATATCATCAAGGTAGCCAACTTAAAAAACGAATATCCATCTTATGTGATCAACGGCATGAGCGAACTGGCACCGCACGAAGATCCCGCCAATATCAATATTCCTAAGGTATTGGTAAACTCGCGTAACGACTTAGTTTATATGTCGCGGCTACCCATACCGGGTATTAAATCACCTGGTATTGGCAAGCCAGTTTACCTAAAGCAGGTTTGCATTTATGCCTTTAGCTACGCCGATTTAAAGGCTTACGGCGAAATGGGAAAAAAGGCCGAGTTTGAGGCATTTGAAGATATTGAAATTTTACGTTTTCTGGAACTGGGCATCCCGGTAAAGATGGTGCATACCCAGGCCAACACCCTAGCAGTAGACGTGCCCGAAGATGTGGCCAGAGTTGAACAAGCCATCAAACAAACTTTGAGTTAA
- a CDS encoding HPP family protein gives MINNLKRYSKKAGYIIYRETLVDWKEHLWTFIGSFVGIGIIGLLSSKYVSVYDNLFLIGSFGASSVLVYGAINSPLAQPRNLIGGHVICAIIGVTVYKFFPGELWLTAALSVSLAIVAMQMTKTLHPPGGATALIANIGSAKIKALGYMYVFSPVLTGVLVLFAVAMICNNATSHRSYPRNRHWYKFWLRQY, from the coding sequence ATGATTAATAACTTAAAGCGTTATAGCAAAAAGGCAGGCTATATTATTTACCGAGAAACGCTGGTAGACTGGAAAGAACACCTGTGGACATTTATTGGATCTTTTGTGGGTATCGGTATCATCGGGTTGTTAAGCAGTAAATATGTAAGTGTTTACGATAATTTGTTTTTAATTGGCTCGTTCGGGGCATCATCGGTGCTTGTTTATGGTGCCATTAATAGTCCGCTGGCGCAGCCGCGCAACCTTATCGGCGGACATGTCATTTGCGCAATAATTGGTGTAACGGTTTACAAATTTTTTCCCGGAGAGCTTTGGCTCACCGCGGCCTTGTCGGTTTCGTTAGCCATTGTTGCTATGCAAATGACAAAGACCCTACACCCGCCAGGCGGCGCTACTGCGCTGATTGCTAATATTGGTTCGGCTAAAATTAAAGCTTTAGGTTATATGTATGTGTTTAGCCCGGTGCTTACCGGTGTGCTTGTTTTATTTGCTGTAGCCATGATATGTAATAATGCTACATCACACCGGAGTTATCCACGTAACCGGCACTGGTATAAGTTTTGGCTTCGCCAATATTAA
- a CDS encoding aldolase catalytic domain-containing protein encodes MEILDCTLRDGGYYTQWDFSQTLLLPYFAAMEALPVTMVEIGYRNHPGSGYYGRHYYTPVSLMQQARELMPSKQLALMLDEKSCPPDTLHLLLESCKGLVDMFRIAVAPNRLENALLMAEVIKSFNFKVGINLMYASTLTPDAPALNLISRMDGLVDALSLVDSYGAIYPDQLTALVKACLSKTQIPLGFHGHNNIELAFANCLAAIQAGCTIIDATVTGMGRGAGNLKTELLLTHVNKYNHIPVNFDVLSNVVNEFEKLRETYGWGTNLPYMVSGINSLPQKDVMDWVSKRYYSVQSIVRALHSQKDGHLERGKYPEFKPDTHCNRALIVGGGPSVKEHIDAVLTLVHRNPDVCIIHASAKNAQWFSGVSNRQYYCLVGNEGHRLEQAFQTLGNWQGDCILPPYPRKMGTFIPAAAQNRTFELPPPDNHLINRDSHTSLAIQTAMALHVNEVYIIGYDGYSGNVMGNLEQDLVAENNTLFRYAAEHFNTFKALTATRYNIEDQASVYQFTL; translated from the coding sequence ATGGAAATTTTAGACTGTACCCTGCGCGACGGCGGCTACTACACCCAATGGGATTTTAGCCAAACGCTTTTGTTGCCATACTTTGCTGCTATGGAGGCCCTGCCGGTTACCATGGTCGAAATCGGTTACCGCAACCATCCAGGTTCGGGCTATTATGGGCGTCATTATTATACGCCGGTATCACTTATGCAGCAAGCCCGTGAGCTGATGCCATCTAAGCAACTGGCGCTGATGCTGGACGAAAAAAGCTGTCCGCCAGATACCTTGCACCTTTTGCTGGAAAGCTGCAAAGGTCTGGTAGATATGTTTAGAATTGCTGTTGCGCCCAACCGGCTCGAAAATGCACTCTTGATGGCCGAGGTGATTAAAAGTTTTAATTTTAAGGTAGGCATTAACCTGATGTATGCCTCTACCCTAACGCCAGATGCCCCGGCTTTGAACTTAATTAGCCGTATGGATGGATTGGTAGATGCCCTAAGCCTGGTGGACTCGTACGGGGCTATATATCCCGACCAGCTCACAGCCTTGGTTAAAGCGTGCCTCAGTAAAACACAAATACCATTAGGCTTTCATGGCCATAACAATATCGAGCTGGCTTTTGCCAACTGCTTGGCGGCCATACAAGCCGGTTGTACCATTATTGATGCTACCGTTACCGGGATGGGCCGCGGTGCCGGTAACCTGAAAACCGAATTACTGCTCACCCATGTAAATAAATACAACCACATACCGGTTAATTTTGATGTACTGAGTAATGTAGTTAATGAGTTTGAAAAGCTGCGCGAAACCTACGGATGGGGCACTAACCTGCCTTACATGGTATCGGGTATTAACTCGCTGCCGCAAAAAGATGTGATGGACTGGGTAAGCAAGCGCTACTACTCGGTGCAAAGCATTGTGCGGGCACTGCACAGCCAAAAAGACGGGCACCTGGAACGCGGCAAGTACCCAGAATTTAAACCAGATACACACTGTAACCGGGCGCTTATAGTAGGTGGTGGCCCATCGGTAAAAGAGCATATAGATGCCGTACTTACCCTGGTGCATCGCAATCCGGATGTTTGCATCATTCACGCCAGCGCTAAAAATGCGCAATGGTTTTCGGGTGTGAGCAACCGGCAGTACTACTGCCTGGTGGGCAACGAAGGGCATCGGCTGGAACAGGCTTTTCAAACCCTGGGCAACTGGCAGGGCGATTGCATTTTACCGCCTTACCCCCGTAAAATGGGAACTTTTATACCTGCGGCAGCTCAAAATCGCACCTTTGAGCTGCCGCCGCCCGACAATCACTTAATTAATCGCGACTCGCATACCTCATTGGCTATACAAACTGCGATGGCTTTGCATGTTAATGAGGTTTATATTATTGGTTACGATGGCTACAGCGGCAACGTTATGGGCAACTTAGAGCAGGATCTGGTGGCGGAAAATAACACCTTATTTAGATATGCTGCCGAACATTTTAATACTTTTAAAGCCTTAACCGCCACCCGGTATAATATCGAAGATCAAGCATCTGTTTATCAATTTACGCTATGA
- a CDS encoding DUF5025 domain-containing protein, producing the protein MACKKQDSVSSGKQPAEFSQQLAANIAGKAVVLNNTMSQNREILKGMFTMFGDNGGQRRQMYNIDAAISALDGDINTKSTFRIQLNNVKTGIFDITGEDSVFQPLTGSYAVLSIRSAANSYSLVLYTASVKKQPFKVQVTGFEYPPYSSIPTVTGTFNGVLYNTQNIADSVIVKNGAFKVRF; encoded by the coding sequence GTGGCTTGTAAAAAACAGGACAGTGTATCCTCAGGTAAACAGCCAGCAGAATTTTCACAGCAGTTAGCCGCCAATATAGCCGGTAAAGCCGTTGTACTCAACAATACGATGAGCCAAAATCGTGAAATTTTAAAGGGTATGTTTACGATGTTTGGCGACAACGGCGGCCAGAGGCGACAGATGTATAACATCGATGCGGCAATATCGGCGTTGGATGGGGACATCAATACAAAATCAACGTTTAGAATACAGTTGAACAATGTTAAAACAGGTATTTTTGATATTACCGGAGAAGATTCTGTTTTCCAACCTTTAACCGGCTCGTACGCGGTACTGAGCATTCGCAGCGCGGCTAACAGCTACTCACTTGTGCTATATACGGCCTCAGTTAAAAAACAGCCCTTTAAAGTACAGGTTACCGGTTTTGAATATCCGCCCTACAGCAGTATACCAACAGTTACAGGAACCTTTAACGGCGTACTTTACAATACGCAAAACATTGCCGATTCGGTTATTGTAAAGAACGGGGCATTTAAAGTTAGGTTTTAG